Proteins co-encoded in one Paracrocinitomix mangrovi genomic window:
- a CDS encoding metallophosphoesterase codes for MRFIVLLITFLAIGSLLEWYTYSALSSRWDHWSPWLKHTTKITFFVLLGLGFISLIMLFVFGPYFSRAVLNFWFSFLLINFFTKFFFAFILLIDDIRRLSIFTQRKISGVPIENGISRSDFLVKTGLSLASVPLVGLSYGMLAGPYRYKVRNQKVKLDKLPKAFDGLKIVQISDIHSGSFYNSEAVERGVDLIMAQNADVIFFTGDIVNDRAEEMEPYMEIFSRLNAPLGVYSILGNHDYGDYVRWESDEAKENNNKKIRELHGELGWRLLLNEHLYLEKEGDKIGLIGVENWGKGFHQVGDLAKAYEGCEADVKLLLSHDPTHFDEVVKKEYPDIDIMFAGHTHGAQIGIETGGFKWSPIQLRYKKWAGLYEENGQYLYVNRGFGFLGYAGRLGIMPEITVMELTT; via the coding sequence ATGCGATTTATAGTTTTATTAATCACTTTTTTGGCTATTGGCAGCCTTTTAGAATGGTACACTTATAGTGCTTTAAGTAGCAGGTGGGATCATTGGAGCCCCTGGTTAAAACACACTACTAAAATCACCTTTTTTGTACTGCTAGGTTTAGGATTTATCTCTTTAATAATGTTGTTTGTATTCGGTCCCTATTTTTCAAGAGCTGTCTTGAATTTTTGGTTCTCATTTTTGCTGATTAACTTCTTTACCAAATTCTTTTTCGCCTTTATTCTATTAATTGATGACATCAGAAGATTGAGCATTTTTACCCAACGAAAAATTAGTGGAGTACCTATTGAAAACGGAATTTCACGTTCAGATTTTTTGGTTAAAACCGGATTATCGTTAGCCTCAGTTCCATTGGTGGGTCTTTCATACGGAATGCTTGCAGGACCGTACAGATATAAGGTTCGCAATCAAAAAGTAAAACTAGACAAACTACCAAAGGCCTTTGATGGACTTAAAATAGTTCAGATTTCAGACATCCACTCAGGTAGTTTTTATAATTCAGAAGCTGTTGAAAGAGGTGTTGATTTAATTATGGCCCAAAATGCTGACGTTATATTTTTTACGGGAGATATAGTAAATGACCGAGCAGAAGAAATGGAACCATACATGGAAATTTTTTCAAGGCTCAATGCGCCATTAGGTGTTTATTCCATTTTGGGAAATCATGATTATGGTGATTATGTGCGGTGGGAAAGTGATGAAGCCAAAGAAAATAACAACAAAAAAATTCGTGAGCTTCATGGAGAATTGGGTTGGCGTTTATTGCTAAATGAACACTTATACCTGGAAAAAGAGGGAGATAAAATTGGATTGATTGGAGTTGAAAACTGGGGGAAAGGCTTTCATCAAGTAGGAGATTTAGCAAAAGCATATGAAGGTTGTGAAGCAGATGTAAAACTCCTACTATCCCATGACCCTACACATTTTGATGAAGTAGTGAAAAAAGAATATCCAGATATTGATATCATGTTTGCAGGTCATACTCATGGCGCTCAAATTGGTATTGAAACAGGTGGATTTAAATGGAGTCCTATTCAATTGCGTTATAAAAAATGGGCTGGATTGTATGAAGAAAATGGTCAATACCTTTACGTAAACAGAGGAT
- a CDS encoding T9SS type A sorting domain-containing protein: MNKNLLLLSILSFALNMGHSQCNPTKTKMMVIGDSWAFFSWTGDSYNENLDNFGLSDIDCFSNTTFAVNGSEASNYFDDAARVQALTDYINGNPDLEYVHMSLGGNDALGTWNINYTAAQTDSLLEVIMLDIKNGVDLIHAVNPNLKVLISGYDYPNFDETISTLNSVLQPFHPYYNMWDAMGQPNAEQLNGVLEDATMKFEQYAAIWNNVYFVDNLGLMQFHYGQNTALQTPPYGTYPPQSVTVPGGLINYPSPLDALNFGGQDSFHLNDDAYEVFVSRHFSEFYWYQLRAPHQTIYASESTKNGYTSSAAAGSDMVKVGNDNFEQQSAILHFNTAPMDDTYQLVRASIFIKRDSLNGSNLTAEDLTLAIKSGNFGATDSPEVDDYSDNGDFQAVACTYGSLNADGNYLRIDVPTDMFQYFNTTGTTEFKLAYTISDSTRILGFENIGDDILMDLEYTQNPFATVSDLKTEDLKLYPNPTKDVLNIQAANKFTNARIYNTSGQLVKNMTLQGTAIDVQDLKSGIYIIELVNGDEVSRSRFVKE; the protein is encoded by the coding sequence ATGAATAAAAATCTACTACTACTATCGATTTTATCGTTCGCTTTAAACATGGGTCACAGTCAATGCAATCCCACCAAAACCAAGATGATGGTGATTGGGGATAGCTGGGCATTTTTTTCCTGGACAGGCGATTCTTACAATGAAAATTTAGACAATTTTGGATTGTCTGATATTGACTGTTTTTCCAATACCACATTTGCGGTGAACGGATCTGAAGCTAGTAATTATTTTGATGATGCAGCGAGAGTACAGGCGCTAACAGATTACATTAATGGAAATCCTGATCTGGAATATGTTCATATGAGTTTGGGAGGAAATGATGCACTAGGAACCTGGAACATTAATTATACTGCCGCGCAAACAGATAGTTTGCTAGAAGTTATAATGTTGGATATTAAAAATGGTGTTGACTTAATCCATGCCGTTAATCCAAATTTGAAGGTTTTGATATCCGGATATGATTATCCAAATTTTGATGAAACAATAAGTACTTTGAATTCGGTTTTACAGCCTTTTCATCCTTACTACAATATGTGGGATGCAATGGGACAACCAAATGCTGAGCAGTTGAATGGAGTATTGGAAGATGCTACCATGAAATTTGAACAATATGCTGCCATTTGGAACAATGTTTATTTCGTAGATAATTTAGGTTTAATGCAGTTTCATTATGGCCAAAATACGGCATTACAGACACCACCTTATGGAACTTATCCCCCTCAATCAGTGACTGTTCCTGGCGGTTTAATTAACTATCCAAGTCCGCTTGATGCATTAAATTTTGGTGGACAAGATTCATTTCATTTAAATGATGACGCCTACGAAGTATTTGTAAGTAGACATTTTTCTGAGTTTTACTGGTATCAATTGAGAGCTCCTCATCAAACTATTTATGCAAGCGAATCAACTAAAAATGGATACACATCAAGTGCGGCTGCAGGCAGTGATATGGTGAAAGTTGGGAATGATAATTTTGAACAGCAATCAGCTATATTACATTTTAACACCGCTCCAATGGATGACACTTATCAATTAGTTAGAGCAAGTATTTTTATTAAACGTGATAGTTTAAACGGATCTAATTTAACTGCTGAAGACTTAACATTGGCTATTAAATCTGGCAACTTTGGTGCTACCGATAGCCCTGAAGTTGATGATTACTCAGATAATGGAGATTTTCAAGCGGTGGCTTGTACATACGGATCCTTAAATGCAGATGGAAATTACCTACGTATTGATGTTCCTACTGATATGTTCCAATATTTCAATACAACAGGAACTACAGAATTTAAATTGGCATACACCATTAGTGATTCTACAAGAATATTAGGATTTGAAAATATTGGAGATGACATTTTAATGGATTTGGAATACACGCAAAATCCTTTTGCTACTGTTTCAGATTTAAAGACAGAAGATTTGAAATTATATCCAAATCCAACAAAAGATGTTTTGAATATTCAAGCGGCCAATAAGTTCACAAATGCACGTATATATAACACTTCTGGTCAGTTGGTAAAAAACATGACTTTGCAAGGAACTGCAATTGATGTTCAGGATTTGAAATCCGGAATTTACATCATTGAGTTAGTGAATGGAGATGAAGTTAGTCGCAGTAGATTTGTGAAGGAGTAA
- a CDS encoding YARHG domain-containing protein: MKIKTFQIPLTLLFSLFIAACDNNTQNTEETSSQESTVENDETDEIAIEEYVREYPENLKALHDAFETESMLGEEYYEILGLTADDDPQQAMSPMKEMEVLDGYVFATLIPLIASDLYMHYTVHLAYYDWSGKLCDKQDYPVNDTKVDIYLIQDRFICIENTYAEYIEGEEGLAMEATGKDITDYGYYVNYPIRIPKLERVDPSEWPFLRNRIFAKHGYKFTTPKYQEYFADFDWYEPKHDNVDDLMTPREKRLADYIKSLEDNL; the protein is encoded by the coding sequence ATGAAAATTAAAACGTTCCAAATTCCATTGACTTTACTTTTTAGTCTATTTATTGCTGCTTGCGACAACAACACTCAAAACACAGAAGAAACTTCATCCCAAGAAAGTACTGTGGAGAATGACGAAACAGATGAGATTGCAATTGAAGAATATGTTCGAGAGTACCCTGAAAATTTAAAAGCATTACATGATGCTTTTGAAACAGAATCAATGCTGGGAGAAGAATATTATGAAATACTGGGATTAACTGCAGATGATGATCCGCAGCAAGCCATGAGTCCTATGAAAGAAATGGAGGTGCTTGATGGTTATGTATTTGCTACCCTTATTCCGCTTATCGCTTCAGATTTATACATGCACTATACTGTTCATTTGGCATACTATGACTGGTCGGGTAAATTATGTGATAAGCAAGATTATCCAGTAAATGATACCAAAGTTGATATTTACCTCATCCAGGATCGATTTATCTGCATTGAAAACACTTATGCAGAATATATTGAAGGCGAAGAAGGTCTTGCCATGGAAGCAACAGGAAAAGATATAACTGATTACGGTTATTATGTAAACTATCCTATCAGAATCCCTAAACTGGAAAGAGTTGATCCTTCAGAATGGCCATTTTTGAGAAACCGCATTTTTGCTAAACATGGTTACAAATTTACCACTCCAAAATACCAGGAATACTTTGCAGACTTTGATTGGTATGAACCAAAGCATGACAATGTAGACGATTTAATGACGCCTCGTGAAAAACGATTAGCAGATTATATTAAGTCCTTAGAAGATAATCTCTAA
- a CDS encoding XAC2610-related protein has product MKYLSLVISILLIVACKHDSKNSNEKFEAIEKVDTVFVHDTTLVRDSVATLTSVFNQLSYKYNYKISFTEYYENSEAYKHFWTVEIFDKKMNLVDTIILDSYLYYFPQDMQFVTTSYITDFNTDMKIMDEYYGDVVIADVNFDNLEDLAIAYDTGASNGPFYTFYIQNNGHFERDGFLTDSVYKFPGKIDRRHKQITTYWHATASCSSENLFHYNSKTKSWKRGERILHCFD; this is encoded by the coding sequence ATGAAGTATTTATCATTGGTCATATCAATTTTACTGATTGTAGCTTGTAAGCATGATTCCAAAAATTCAAATGAAAAATTTGAAGCGATTGAAAAAGTTGACACCGTTTTTGTACACGACACAACATTGGTGAGAGATAGCGTGGCTACTTTGACTTCAGTATTTAATCAACTTTCTTATAAATACAATTACAAAATTTCATTTACTGAATACTATGAAAATAGTGAGGCATACAAACACTTTTGGACAGTAGAAATTTTTGATAAGAAAATGAATTTAGTTGATACCATCATCTTAGATTCTTACCTGTATTACTTCCCTCAAGATATGCAGTTTGTAACAACTTCATACATTACAGATTTCAATACAGATATGAAAATTATGGATGAATATTATGGAGATGTCGTAATTGCAGACGTAAATTTTGATAATCTGGAAGATCTGGCAATAGCCTATGATACGGGTGCTTCAAACGGACCGTTTTACACCTTCTACATACAAAACAACGGTCATTTTGAAAGAGATGGGTTTTTAACAGATTCAGTCTACAAATTTCCGGGTAAAATTGATAGAAGGCACAAGCAAATTACCACCTACTGGCATGCGACTGCCTCATGCAGTAGTGAAAACTTATTCCACTACAATTCAAAAACTAAGAGCTGGAAAAGAGGAGAACGCATCCTCCACTGCTTTGACTAA